In Thauera sp. JM12B12, one DNA window encodes the following:
- a CDS encoding shikimate kinase yields the protein MSCLILIGMMGAGKTTVGKELARRRKLRFADCDQEIVARTGVSIPTIFEIEGEAGFRRRETQMMDELTQCADIVIATGGGVVTTPANRALMRERGIVIYLNVPPQILYERTRHDRNRPLLQVDNPRQRIEELHRQRDPLYREVAHIIVDGGRSNPGAMVRLIEEAVQKHEANTCRP from the coding sequence GTGAGCTGTCTGATACTGATCGGCATGATGGGCGCCGGCAAGACCACGGTCGGCAAGGAACTGGCGCGCCGGCGCAAGCTGCGCTTCGCCGACTGCGACCAGGAGATCGTCGCCCGCACCGGGGTGAGCATTCCCACCATCTTCGAGATCGAGGGCGAAGCGGGCTTTCGTCGTCGCGAGACGCAGATGATGGACGAGCTCACCCAGTGCGCCGACATCGTCATCGCCACCGGTGGCGGCGTGGTCACCACGCCGGCCAATCGCGCGCTGATGCGCGAGCGCGGCATCGTCATCTATCTCAACGTGCCGCCGCAGATCCTCTACGAGCGCACCCGCCATGACCGCAACCGGCCGCTGCTGCAGGTGGACAACCCGCGCCAGCGCATCGAGGAGTTGCACCGGCAGCGTGACCCCCTGTATCGCGAGGTGGCACACATCATCGTCGATGGCGGCCGCAGCAACCCGGGCGCGATGGTCCGCCTCATCGAGGAGGCGGTGCAGAAACACGAGGCGAACACATGCAGACCCTGA
- the aroB gene encoding 3-dehydroquinate synthase: MQTLNVALGERAYPIHIGRDLLARAELILPHLKTRRVAIVTNDVVGPLYLDVLRGALEAAGVRVSAVVLPDGEAHKDWSTLNLIFDMLLAERCERSTTLVALGGGVVGDMGGFAAACYQRGMPFIQIPTTLLAQVDSSVGGKTAINHPLGKNMIGAFYQPRLVLADIDTLSTLPDRELSAGLAEVIKYGLIRDPAFLEWLEAKLEALLARDPQALAYAIERSCRNKAEVVAADETEQGERALLNLGHTFGHAIETGLGYGEWLHGEAVAAGTMMAAELSCRLGWLQREDIERIAALFVRAGLPVWGPKLGAARYMELMAHDKKVEAGKLRLVLLREVGRAVIHGETAAEDIAAAIEARCR, encoded by the coding sequence ATGCAGACCCTGAACGTCGCCCTCGGCGAGCGTGCCTATCCGATCCATATCGGCCGCGACCTGCTCGCGCGTGCCGAGCTGATCCTGCCCCACCTGAAGACGAGGCGGGTGGCGATCGTCACCAACGACGTGGTCGGGCCGCTCTATCTCGATGTCCTGCGCGGCGCGCTGGAAGCGGCGGGCGTGCGCGTGTCCGCGGTGGTGCTGCCCGACGGCGAGGCGCACAAGGACTGGTCGACGCTCAACCTGATCTTCGACATGCTGCTCGCCGAGCGCTGCGAACGCTCGACCACGCTGGTCGCGCTCGGCGGCGGGGTGGTGGGCGACATGGGCGGCTTTGCGGCGGCCTGCTACCAGCGCGGCATGCCCTTCATCCAGATCCCGACCACGTTGCTCGCGCAGGTCGACTCGTCCGTCGGCGGCAAGACGGCGATCAATCACCCGCTGGGCAAGAACATGATCGGCGCCTTCTACCAGCCGCGGCTGGTGCTCGCCGACATCGACACGCTGTCCACGCTGCCCGATCGCGAACTCTCAGCCGGTCTCGCCGAGGTCATCAAGTACGGCCTGATCCGCGATCCGGCCTTTCTCGAGTGGCTGGAGGCCAAGCTCGAGGCGCTGCTTGCACGCGATCCGCAGGCGCTGGCCTACGCTATCGAGCGCTCCTGCCGAAACAAGGCCGAGGTGGTGGCCGCCGACGAGACCGAACAGGGCGAGCGCGCGCTGCTCAATCTCGGCCACACCTTCGGACACGCGATCGAGACCGGGCTGGGCTACGGCGAATGGCTGCATGGCGAGGCGGTGGCTGCGGGCACGATGATGGCGGCCGAACTCTCGTGCCGGCTGGGCTGGCTGCAGCGCGAGGACATCGAGCGCATCGCCGCGCTGTTCGTGCGCGCAGGTCTGCCGGTGTGGGGGCCGAAGCTGGGGGCTGCACGCTACATGGAGCTGATGGCGCACGACAAGAAGGTCGAGGCGGGCAAGCTCAGACTGGTGCTGCTGCGCGAAGTCGGGCGTGCAGTGATCCACGGCGAGACGGCCGCGGAAGACATCGCTGCTGCGATCGAGGCGCGCTGCCGCTGA
- a CDS encoding deoxyguanosinetriphosphate triphosphohydrolase: MLQLAPYAVTEINSRGRRHDEPAPVARGQFQRDRDRIVHSTAFRRLEYKTQVFVNHEGDLFRTRLTHSIEVAQITRGIARELGLNEDLAESIAFAHDLGHTPFGHAGQDALNACMKAHGGFEHNLQSLRTVDLLEDRYAGFDGLNLMFETREGILKHCSRANAERLGDVGQRFLDGTQPSLEAQLANLADEIAYNNHDVDDGLRSGLITLEQLDEVPIFAAQRREAEARWPGLSGRKLINETVRRMIHLMVIDLLEQTRANITAAGVASLDDVRAAPRLVAYSEVLLPRLRELKHFLRDNLYRHYQVLRMTNKARRIVGDLFSAFMDDPQILPPQYQAMAREDKPRAIADYIAGMTDRYAMKEHRRLFAVGEIH, from the coding sequence ATGCTGCAACTCGCCCCCTATGCCGTCACCGAGATCAACTCGCGCGGCCGCCGGCATGACGAGCCGGCGCCGGTCGCGCGCGGGCAGTTCCAGCGCGATCGCGACCGTATCGTGCATTCGACCGCCTTCCGTCGCCTCGAATACAAGACCCAGGTATTCGTGAACCACGAGGGCGACCTGTTCCGCACCCGGCTCACCCACAGCATCGAGGTTGCCCAGATAACCCGCGGCATCGCACGCGAGCTCGGGCTCAACGAGGACCTCGCCGAGTCGATCGCCTTCGCCCATGACCTCGGCCACACGCCCTTCGGCCATGCTGGGCAGGACGCGCTGAACGCCTGCATGAAGGCGCACGGTGGTTTCGAGCACAACCTGCAGTCGCTGCGCACCGTCGATCTGCTCGAGGACCGCTACGCCGGCTTCGATGGCCTGAACCTGATGTTCGAGACCCGTGAGGGCATTCTCAAGCATTGCTCGCGCGCCAACGCCGAGCGCCTCGGTGACGTCGGTCAGCGTTTCCTCGACGGCACCCAGCCTTCGCTCGAGGCCCAGCTCGCCAACCTCGCCGACGAGATCGCCTACAACAACCACGACGTGGACGACGGACTGCGATCGGGCCTGATCACCCTCGAGCAGCTCGACGAGGTGCCGATCTTCGCCGCCCAGCGCCGCGAGGCCGAGGCGCGCTGGCCGGGGCTGTCCGGGCGCAAGCTGATCAACGAGACCGTGCGCCGCATGATCCACCTGATGGTGATCGACCTCCTCGAGCAGACGCGCGCCAACATCACCGCTGCCGGCGTGGCCTCGCTCGACGACGTGCGCGCCGCGCCGCGCCTGGTGGCCTACTCGGAGGTGCTGCTGCCCCGTCTGCGCGAGCTCAAGCACTTTCTGCGCGACAACCTCTACCGCCATTACCAGGTGCTGCGCATGACCAACAAGGCGCGCCGTATCGTCGGCGACCTGTTCTCCGCCTTCATGGACGACCCCCAGATCCTGCCGCCGCAGTATCAGGCGATGGCGCGCGAGGACAAGCCGCGGGCCATCGCCGACTACATCGCCGGCATGACCGACCGCTACGCAATGAAGGAGCACCGGCGCCTCTTCGCCGTGGGCGAAATCCACTGA
- a CDS encoding glutamate synthase-related protein: MDLPQKQGLYDPANEHDACGVGFIAHIKGEKRHDIILQGLEILKNLDHRGAVGADPLQGDGAGILIQIPDQLYREEMAKQGVTLPLAGEYGVGMVFMPKEAASRLACEEEIERAVVAEGQVVLGWRDVPVNRDMPMSPTVKAMEPVIRQIFIGRGADVMVTEALERKLYVVRRRAANAIGALKLKHGKEFYMVSMSARTVNYKGLLLANQVGEYYSDLVDPRAVSALSLVHQRFSTNTFPKWNLAHPFRYIAHNGEINTLRGNYNWMRAREKGVHSPLLGEDLQKIWPLIYPGQSDSASFDNALELLVMSGYSLAHAMMMMIPEAWESHTQMDEKRRAFYEYHAAMMEPWDGPAAVAFTDGRQIGATLDRNGLRPARYLVTDDDLVVMASESGVLPIADSKIVKKWRLQPGKMFLIDMEQGRIIGDQELKESLANAKPYADWLRRINIKLDTLDAPAIVDASAAAERVEPLLDRQQAFGYTQEDIKFILEPMGKAGEEATGSMGNDSPLAVLSSKNKPLYNYFRQLFAQVTNPPIDPIREQMVMSLVSFIGPKPNLLEINEINPPFRLEVSQPVLDFEGMAKIRNIARYTQNKFRSAELDICYPAEWGKEGVEASLASLCADAENAVLGGTNILIVSDRKLAADRIAIPALLALSAIHQHLVAKGLRTRTGLVVETGSAREVHHFAVLAGYGAEAVHPYLALETLQHLAGDAESAAKYVKHFVKAIGKGLMKVMSKMGISTYMSYTGAQIFEAVGLKQALLDKYFTGTTSQVEGIDLFEVMEESIRLHKAAFSADPVLHDMLDAGGEYAFRIRGEEHMWTPDAIAKLQHATRSGKADTYKEYARIINDQGKRHMTLRGLFELRAAETPVALDEVEPAKEIVKRFATGAMSLGSISTEAHTTLAVAMNRIGGKSNTGEGGEDPMRFKPLTAAIKLSQVIGEKRIARDLELNAGDSLRSAIKQVASGRFGVTTEYLVNADQIQIKMAQGAKPGEGGQLPGHKVSEYIGFLRHSVPGVGLISPPPHHDIYSIEDLAQLIHDLKNTNPVASISVKLVSEIGIGTVAAGVAKAKADHIVVAGHDGGTGASPWSSIKHAGSPWELGLAETQQTLVLNRLRSRVRLQVDGQIKTGRDVVIGALLGADEFGFATAPLVVEGCIMMRKCHLNTCPVGVATQDPVLRARFQGQPEHVVNYFFFVAEEVRELMAQLGIRKFDELIGRADLLDMKKGIEHWKAQGLDYSRIFYLPPVPAEVPRLHTETQDHGLDKALDKQLIALAAPALEKGEKVNIDLPVRNINRTVGAMLSGQVAARYGHAGLPNDTIHIRLNGTAGQSFGAFLARGITLELVGEGNDYVGKGLSGGRIVVRPKAEFRGATGDNIIVGNTVLYGATEGEVYFAGVAGERFAVRNSGATAVVEGVGDHGCEYMTGGTVVVLGETGRNFAAGMSGGVAYVLDEDGSFEQRCNMAQVALEPLPDEIAARKGSESGDELESHGRVDIDHLTMGDELILKGLIERHVRFAGSVRAREILNNWGVWRKKFVKVFPHEYRRALAEMAEQREAEKEAA, from the coding sequence ATGGATCTGCCCCAAAAGCAGGGTCTCTACGACCCCGCCAATGAACACGATGCCTGTGGCGTGGGTTTCATCGCCCACATCAAGGGCGAGAAACGTCATGACATCATTCTGCAGGGCCTCGAGATCCTGAAGAACCTCGACCACCGCGGCGCGGTGGGCGCCGACCCGCTGCAGGGCGACGGTGCCGGCATCCTGATCCAGATCCCCGACCAGCTCTATCGCGAGGAGATGGCGAAGCAGGGCGTCACCCTGCCGCTGGCGGGCGAGTACGGCGTCGGCATGGTGTTCATGCCCAAGGAAGCCGCGTCGCGCCTGGCCTGTGAGGAAGAGATCGAGCGCGCGGTGGTGGCCGAAGGCCAGGTCGTGCTCGGCTGGCGCGACGTGCCGGTCAACCGCGACATGCCGATGTCGCCGACGGTCAAGGCCATGGAGCCGGTGATCCGCCAGATCTTCATCGGCCGCGGCGCCGACGTGATGGTCACCGAGGCGCTCGAGCGCAAGCTCTACGTCGTGCGCCGCCGCGCGGCCAACGCCATCGGCGCGCTCAAGTTGAAGCACGGCAAAGAGTTCTACATGGTGTCGATGTCGGCGCGCACGGTGAACTACAAGGGCCTGCTGCTCGCCAACCAGGTCGGCGAGTACTACAGCGACCTCGTCGATCCGCGCGCGGTGTCGGCGCTGTCGCTGGTGCACCAGCGTTTCTCCACCAACACCTTCCCGAAGTGGAACCTCGCCCACCCGTTCCGCTACATCGCGCACAACGGCGAGATCAACACCCTGCGCGGCAACTACAACTGGATGCGCGCGCGCGAGAAGGGCGTGCACTCGCCGCTGCTCGGCGAAGACCTGCAGAAGATCTGGCCGCTGATCTACCCTGGCCAGTCCGACTCGGCCTCCTTCGACAACGCGCTCGAACTGCTGGTGATGAGCGGCTACTCGCTCGCCCACGCGATGATGATGATGATCCCGGAGGCCTGGGAGTCGCATACGCAGATGGACGAGAAGCGCCGCGCCTTCTACGAATACCACGCGGCGATGATGGAGCCGTGGGACGGCCCCGCCGCGGTGGCCTTCACCGACGGCCGCCAGATCGGCGCCACCCTCGACCGCAACGGCCTGCGCCCGGCGCGCTACCTGGTCACCGACGACGACCTCGTCGTGATGGCCTCGGAGTCCGGCGTGCTGCCGATCGCCGACAGCAAGATCGTCAAGAAGTGGCGCCTGCAGCCGGGCAAGATGTTCCTGATCGACATGGAGCAGGGCCGCATCATCGGTGACCAGGAGCTCAAGGAGTCGCTCGCCAACGCCAAGCCCTACGCCGACTGGCTGCGCCGCATCAACATCAAGCTCGACACCCTGGACGCGCCCGCCATCGTCGACGCCTCGGCAGCCGCCGAGCGCGTCGAGCCGCTGCTCGACCGCCAGCAGGCCTTCGGCTACACCCAGGAGGACATCAAGTTCATCCTCGAGCCGATGGGCAAGGCAGGCGAGGAGGCGACCGGCTCGATGGGCAACGATTCGCCGCTGGCGGTGCTGTCCTCCAAGAACAAGCCGCTCTACAACTACTTCCGCCAGCTCTTCGCGCAGGTCACCAACCCGCCGATCGACCCGATCCGCGAGCAGATGGTGATGTCGCTGGTGTCCTTCATCGGTCCGAAGCCCAACCTGCTCGAGATCAACGAGATCAACCCGCCGTTCCGCCTCGAGGTGAGCCAGCCGGTGCTGGACTTCGAGGGCATGGCCAAGATCCGCAACATCGCGCGCTACACGCAGAACAAGTTCCGCTCGGCCGAGCTCGACATCTGCTATCCGGCCGAATGGGGCAAGGAAGGCGTCGAAGCGAGCCTGGCCTCGCTGTGCGCCGATGCCGAGAACGCGGTGCTGGGCGGCACCAACATCCTGATCGTGTCCGACCGCAAGCTCGCCGCCGATCGCATCGCCATCCCGGCGCTGCTGGCGCTGTCGGCCATCCACCAGCACCTGGTGGCCAAGGGCCTGCGTACCCGCACCGGCCTGGTGGTCGAGACCGGCTCCGCGCGCGAGGTGCACCACTTCGCGGTGCTCGCGGGCTACGGCGCAGAAGCCGTGCACCCCTACCTGGCGCTCGAGACCCTGCAGCACCTCGCCGGTGATGCCGAGTCGGCCGCCAAGTACGTCAAGCACTTCGTCAAGGCGATCGGCAAGGGGCTGATGAAGGTGATGTCCAAGATGGGCATCTCGACCTACATGTCCTACACCGGTGCGCAGATCTTCGAGGCGGTCGGTCTCAAGCAGGCGCTGCTCGACAAGTATTTCACCGGCACCACCAGCCAGGTGGAAGGCATCGACCTGTTCGAGGTGATGGAAGAGTCCATCCGCCTGCACAAGGCCGCCTTCAGCGCCGACCCGGTGCTGCACGACATGCTCGACGCCGGCGGCGAGTACGCCTTCCGCATCCGCGGCGAAGAGCACATGTGGACGCCGGACGCGATCGCCAAGCTGCAGCACGCCACCCGCTCGGGCAAGGCCGACACCTACAAGGAATACGCCCGCATCATCAACGACCAGGGCAAGCGTCACATGACGCTGCGCGGCCTGTTCGAGCTCAGGGCCGCCGAGACCCCGGTGGCGCTGGACGAGGTCGAGCCCGCCAAGGAGATCGTCAAGCGCTTCGCCACCGGCGCGATGTCGCTCGGTTCCATCTCCACCGAGGCCCACACCACGCTCGCGGTGGCGATGAACCGCATCGGCGGCAAGTCGAACACCGGCGAGGGCGGCGAGGACCCGATGCGCTTCAAGCCGCTGACCGCGGCGATCAAGCTGTCGCAGGTGATCGGCGAGAAGCGCATCGCGCGCGACCTCGAGCTCAACGCCGGCGATTCGCTGCGCTCGGCGATCAAGCAGGTGGCCTCCGGCCGCTTCGGCGTCACCACCGAGTACCTGGTCAATGCCGACCAGATCCAGATCAAGATGGCCCAGGGTGCCAAGCCCGGCGAGGGCGGTCAGCTGCCCGGCCACAAGGTCTCGGAGTACATCGGTTTCCTGCGCCACTCGGTGCCGGGCGTCGGCCTCATCTCGCCGCCGCCGCACCACGACATCTACTCCATCGAGGACCTCGCGCAGCTGATCCACGACCTCAAGAACACCAACCCGGTGGCCAGCATCTCGGTCAAGCTGGTGTCCGAGATCGGCATCGGCACGGTGGCGGCGGGCGTGGCCAAGGCCAAGGCCGACCACATCGTCGTCGCCGGCCATGACGGCGGCACCGGCGCCAGCCCGTGGAGCTCGATCAAGCACGCCGGCTCGCCGTGGGAGCTCGGCCTCGCCGAGACCCAGCAGACGCTGGTGCTCAACCGCCTGCGCTCGCGCGTGCGCCTGCAGGTCGACGGCCAGATCAAGACCGGTCGCGACGTCGTCATCGGCGCGCTGCTCGGCGCCGACGAGTTCGGCTTCGCCACCGCGCCGCTGGTCGTCGAAGGCTGCATCATGATGCGCAAGTGCCACCTCAACACCTGCCCGGTCGGCGTCGCCACCCAGGACCCGGTGCTGCGTGCGCGCTTCCAGGGCCAGCCCGAGCACGTGGTGAACTACTTCTTCTTCGTCGCCGAGGAAGTGCGCGAACTGATGGCCCAACTCGGCATCCGCAAGTTCGACGAGCTGATCGGTCGCGCCGACCTGCTCGACATGAAGAAGGGTATCGAGCACTGGAAGGCGCAGGGGCTGGATTACTCGCGCATCTTCTATCTGCCGCCGGTCCCGGCCGAGGTGCCGCGCCTGCACACCGAGACCCAGGACCACGGCCTCGACAAGGCGCTCGACAAGCAGCTCATCGCGCTCGCCGCGCCGGCGCTGGAGAAGGGCGAGAAGGTCAACATCGACCTGCCGGTGCGCAACATCAACCGCACCGTGGGCGCCATGCTGTCGGGCCAGGTGGCGGCGCGCTACGGCCACGCCGGGCTGCCCAACGACACCATCCACATCCGCCTCAACGGCACCGCCGGTCAGAGCTTCGGCGCCTTCCTCGCGCGCGGCATCACCCTCGAGCTGGTGGGCGAGGGCAACGACTACGTCGGCAAGGGCCTGTCGGGTGGCCGCATCGTGGTTCGTCCGAAGGCCGAGTTCCGCGGCGCCACCGGCGACAACATCATCGTCGGCAACACCGTGCTCTACGGCGCGACCGAGGGCGAGGTGTACTTCGCCGGCGTGGCCGGCGAGCGCTTTGCGGTGCGCAACTCCGGCGCCACCGCGGTGGTGGAAGGCGTGGGCGACCATGGCTGCGAGTACATGACCGGCGGCACCGTGGTTGTGCTCGGCGAGACCGGTCGCAACTTCGCCGCCGGCATGTCGGGCGGCGTGGCCTACGTGCTGGACGAGGACGGCAGCTTCGAGCAGCGCTGCAACATGGCGCAGGTCGCGCTCGAGCCCTTGCCCGACGAGATCGCCGCGCGCAAGGGCTCGGAGTCGGGCGACGAGCTCGAGTCCCACGGCCGCGTCGACATCGACCACCTGACGATGGGCGACGAGCTCATCCTCAAGGGCCTGATCGAGCGCCACGTCCGCTTCGCCGGCAGCGTGCGCGCCCGCGAGATCCTGAACAACTGGGGCGTCTGGCGGAAGAAGTTCGTCAAGGTGTTCCCGCACGAGTACCGTCGCGCGCTGGCCGAGATGGCGGAACAGCGCGAAGCAGAGAAGGAGGCCGCATAA
- a CDS encoding glutamate synthase subunit beta — MGKPTGFLEHQRLSEAYEPVDKRLKTYKEFVVRLTDEQASVQGARCMDCGIPFCNNGCPVNNIIPDWNDLVYRGHWREAIEVLHSTNNFPEFTGRICPAPCEAACTLNINTDAVGIKSIEHAIIDKAWEEGWVVPQPPEAKTGKKIAVVGSGPAGLAAAQQLARAGHDVTVFEKNDRIGGLLRYGIPDFKMEKWLIDRRVEQMQAEGVRFRTGVVVAAKDMPAGIVNDAKEVVSAEQLQKDFDAVVLAGGAEVPRDLPVPGRELGGVHYALEFLIPQNKQVAGDKPNPISAKGKHVVVIGGGDTGSDCVGTSNRHGAASVTQFELMPMPPEQENKPLVWPYWPTKLRTSSSHEEGCERDFAVATKEFIGKNGKVKALKACRLEWKDGKMSEVPGSEFEIKADLVLFAMGFTQPVGGVLEAFGVDKDARGNAKATTDGEGCYATNVPKVFAAGDMRRGQSLVVWAIREGRQCARAVDEFLMGESLLPR, encoded by the coding sequence ATGGGCAAGCCCACTGGATTTCTCGAGCATCAGCGTCTGTCCGAGGCCTACGAGCCGGTCGACAAGCGCCTGAAGACCTACAAGGAGTTCGTCGTCCGCCTCACGGACGAGCAGGCATCGGTTCAGGGCGCGCGCTGCATGGATTGCGGCATCCCGTTCTGCAACAACGGCTGTCCGGTCAACAACATCATCCCGGACTGGAACGACCTCGTGTATCGCGGCCACTGGCGCGAGGCGATCGAGGTGCTGCACTCGACCAACAACTTCCCCGAGTTCACCGGCCGCATCTGCCCCGCGCCCTGCGAGGCCGCATGCACGCTGAACATCAACACCGACGCGGTGGGCATCAAGTCGATCGAGCACGCGATCATCGACAAGGCCTGGGAAGAAGGCTGGGTGGTGCCGCAGCCGCCCGAGGCGAAGACCGGGAAGAAGATCGCCGTGGTCGGCTCCGGCCCGGCGGGCCTCGCGGCCGCGCAGCAATTGGCGCGCGCGGGCCACGACGTCACCGTGTTCGAGAAGAACGACCGCATCGGCGGACTGCTGCGCTACGGCATCCCCGACTTCAAGATGGAGAAGTGGCTGATCGACCGCCGCGTCGAGCAGATGCAGGCCGAAGGCGTCCGCTTCCGCACCGGGGTGGTGGTGGCGGCCAAGGACATGCCCGCCGGCATCGTCAATGACGCCAAGGAAGTCGTGAGCGCCGAGCAGCTGCAGAAGGATTTCGACGCCGTGGTGCTGGCCGGCGGCGCCGAAGTGCCGCGCGACCTGCCGGTGCCGGGCCGCGAGCTCGGCGGCGTGCATTACGCGCTCGAGTTCCTGATCCCGCAGAACAAGCAGGTCGCCGGCGACAAGCCCAACCCGATCTCGGCCAAGGGCAAGCATGTGGTGGTGATCGGCGGCGGTGACACCGGTTCCGATTGTGTCGGAACCTCGAACCGCCACGGCGCGGCGAGCGTGACCCAGTTCGAGCTGATGCCGATGCCGCCCGAGCAGGAGAACAAGCCGCTGGTGTGGCCGTACTGGCCGACCAAGCTGCGGACCTCGTCCTCGCACGAGGAAGGTTGCGAGCGCGATTTCGCGGTGGCCACCAAGGAGTTCATCGGCAAGAACGGCAAGGTCAAGGCGCTCAAGGCCTGTCGACTGGAGTGGAAGGACGGCAAGATGTCCGAGGTGCCGGGCTCCGAGTTCGAGATCAAGGCCGACCTGGTGCTGTTCGCGATGGGCTTCACCCAGCCGGTGGGCGGCGTGCTCGAGGCCTTCGGCGTCGACAAGGACGCACGCGGCAACGCCAAGGCTACGACCGACGGCGAGGGCTGCTACGCCACCAACGTGCCCAAGGTGTTCGCCGCCGGCGACATGCGCCGCGGGCAGTCGCTGGTGGTCTGGGCAATCCGGGAAGGTCGCCAGTGCGCGCGCGCGGTGGATGAGTTCCTGATGGGTGAGAGCCTGCTGCCGCGCTGA
- the aroQ gene encoding type II 3-dehydroquinate dehydratase: protein MSKVLVINGPNLNLLGTREPEIYGATTLADVEAGLRAQGGQLGVEVLCFQSNHEGAIVDRIHAARTEGVAWILINPGAYTHTSVAIRDALAGVAIPFVEVHISNVHRREPFRHHSYLSDIAEAVMAGFGTAGYGLALQFIASRG, encoded by the coding sequence ATGTCCAAGGTCCTCGTCATCAACGGCCCCAACCTCAACCTGCTCGGCACGCGCGAGCCGGAGATCTACGGCGCCACCACGCTCGCCGACGTCGAAGCGGGCCTGCGCGCGCAGGGCGGACAGCTGGGCGTGGAGGTGCTGTGCTTCCAGAGCAACCACGAAGGCGCGATCGTCGACCGCATCCACGCTGCACGCACCGAGGGCGTGGCCTGGATCCTGATCAACCCGGGCGCGTACACCCACACCAGCGTGGCGATCCGCGACGCGCTCGCCGGGGTGGCGATTCCCTTCGTCGAGGTGCACATCTCGAACGTGCACAGGCGCGAGCCCTTCCGCCACCACTCCTACCTGTCGGATATCGCCGAAGCGGTCATGGCCGGCTTCGGGACCGCGGGCTATGGCCTCGCGTTGCAGTTCATCGCCTCCCGCGGCTGA
- a CDS encoding PLP-dependent aminotransferase family protein, giving the protein MPPAATTAPQNAPLYQALTEELREAIRDGRLVAGARLPSVREAATSRGISINTVLAAYRQLEAQGLVDARPQSGYFVRSQLAVPPAPQAAAAEPSSAIAAESTVLSRIASVLAAQTRPDTIDLSLACPKGSDFYPGEKLGRIVAELTRRHPELLTDYSLPPGPLLLRREICRHATELGMQLQPDAILLTNGCMEALQLALRATTQAGDTVGLESPTYFNLIPLLDRLGLKAIEIPTHPEGGLSLDALELLLSEGRLKVVVTMPTVHNPLGTSISPANKRRLANLARSYKVPVIEDALYAELQFSTPLQPTAKAFDSDGWIIVCASYTKTLAPGMRVGWMEGGRFGRELAELKFCSSVAQPALLGEAIGRFLESGGYAQHIRRLRRTYAAQTERLRGLIHDAFPPGTRATQPSGGFLVWVELPAGCDTNRLFDLALRRGIGMTPGKLYSPSGRYTRHLRLSGCYPFSDRHVHALMTLGELAGAQLR; this is encoded by the coding sequence GTGCCCCCTGCTGCGACCACGGCCCCCCAGAACGCCCCGCTCTATCAGGCGCTGACCGAAGAACTGCGCGAAGCGATCCGCGACGGGCGGCTGGTCGCTGGCGCCCGCCTGCCCTCGGTGCGAGAGGCGGCGACCAGCCGCGGCATCAGCATCAACACGGTGCTGGCCGCCTACCGCCAGCTCGAGGCCCAGGGCCTGGTCGACGCGCGCCCGCAATCCGGCTACTTCGTGCGCTCGCAGCTCGCCGTGCCGCCGGCGCCGCAGGCAGCCGCCGCCGAGCCGAGCTCGGCGATCGCCGCCGAGAGCACGGTGCTGAGCCGCATCGCCAGCGTGCTCGCCGCCCAGACCCGGCCCGACACCATCGACCTGTCGCTCGCCTGCCCCAAGGGCAGCGACTTCTATCCCGGCGAGAAGCTCGGCCGCATCGTCGCCGAGCTCACCCGCCGCCACCCCGAGCTGCTGACCGACTATTCGCTGCCGCCGGGCCCGCTGCTGCTGCGCCGCGAGATCTGCCGCCACGCCACCGAGCTGGGCATGCAGCTGCAGCCCGACGCCATCCTGCTCACCAACGGCTGCATGGAGGCCCTGCAACTGGCGCTACGCGCCACCACCCAGGCGGGTGACACGGTGGGCCTGGAGTCGCCGACCTATTTCAACCTGATCCCGCTGCTCGACCGCCTCGGACTGAAGGCGATCGAGATCCCCACCCATCCCGAAGGCGGCCTGTCGCTCGACGCGCTCGAGCTGCTGCTGTCAGAAGGACGATTGAAAGTGGTGGTGACCATGCCCACCGTGCACAACCCGCTGGGCACCAGCATTAGCCCAGCCAACAAGCGCCGGCTGGCCAACCTGGCGCGCAGCTACAAGGTGCCGGTGATCGAGGATGCGCTCTACGCCGAGCTGCAGTTCAGCACGCCGCTGCAACCGACCGCAAAGGCCTTCGACAGCGACGGCTGGATCATCGTGTGCGCGTCCTACACCAAGACGCTGGCGCCCGGCATGCGCGTGGGCTGGATGGAGGGCGGACGCTTCGGCCGCGAGCTGGCCGAGCTCAAGTTCTGCTCGTCGGTGGCGCAGCCCGCCCTGCTCGGCGAGGCCATCGGGCGTTTCCTCGAGAGCGGCGGCTACGCCCAGCACATCCGCCGCCTGCGCCGCACCTATGCGGCGCAGACCGAGCGCCTGCGCGGCCTGATCCACGACGCCTTTCCGCCCGGCACGCGCGCCACCCAGCCCAGCGGCGGCTTCCTGGTGTGGGTGGAACTGCCCGCGGGCTGCGACACCAACCGTCTGTTCGACCTCGCGCTGCGCCGCGGCATCGGCATGACGCCCGGCAAGCTCTACTCGCCCTCGGGCCGCTACACCCGCCACCTGCGCCTGTCGGGCTGCTACCCCTTCAGCGACCGCCATGTGCATGCGCTGATGACGCTGGGCGAGCTGGCGGGAGCGCAGCTGCGCTGA